The sequence GGCTGTTCATAAACAGGCTATCAAGCAGGAACTCGCTTCGCCGCAACGGCGATTCGGAACCCATAAGCATATCCTGCCGAAGTTGTTTCAAATTCCGCTTTTGCCGTCACGGCTGCGGCTCAGGGTCCGCTACACCGTTCGGTATAAGAAAAACCCCTTTCCCCGGACCCGCTCGGTGGTGGGCCGGAAGGTGGAAAAATGCCACCCCGACCAGAGCGTGGAGATGGT is a genomic window of Desulfobacterales bacterium containing:
- a CDS encoding PAS domain-containing protein, with product AVHKQAIKQELASPQRRFGTHKHILPKLFQIPLLPSRLRLRVRYTVRYKKNPFPRTRSVVGRKVEKCHPDQSVEMVRRIVTGFKNRTMDKAEFWIDFRGDKVLIRYFPVYGDQGEYLGVLEVTQAIGWIRRIKGQKRLMD